The following are encoded together in the Lathyrus oleraceus cultivar Zhongwan6 chromosome 3, CAAS_Psat_ZW6_1.0, whole genome shotgun sequence genome:
- the LOC127131358 gene encoding uncharacterized protein LOC127131358 yields MSTTLKIGGHTNEAKKLRMFPFTLAEEAEEWFYSLPTGSIASWEEMKKAFLNEYFPAYVFLRKRKAAKDEKVIPPGKPTEEKNKKETKLMIKLPYPQRVTKKDPRETNFEKFMTISKKTESHMPLFEALERMPMYTKFMEEVITENKPTEEESVAWKEKCNAISLGKRIPIKQKDPRIVTISCTIKERTFKKVLIDSGVSVSLISLSIYHRLGIENISDTRINLKFANHSIKNAYGIAEDVLVTVGELSFPIDFVIIDIPEDEETPILLGRPFMRTSQCNLDMDQSTLTLKVDDDEITSDAIENRKLEAEKEHHYQVGMIRTDVRRQSNIPTSEKDARRLSQLQQPPLATPNKKILGSSPKAKRKKEKPYPHGRGIGLVKNVRLTG; encoded by the exons atgagtactactttgaaaattggTGGTCATACTAatgaagcaaagaagttaagaatgtttccgttcactttagctgaagagGCAGAAGAGTGGTTTTATTCTCTCCCAACTGGCAGTATTGCATCATGGGAAGAGATGAAAAAGgctttcttaaatgagtattttccagcataTGTATTTCTaagaaaaag GAAGGCTGCTAAAGATGAAAAAGTTATACCACCTGGAAAGCCAactgaagagaaaaataaaaaggaGACTAAACTGATGATTAAGTTaccctaccctcagagagtgacaaagaaggatcCAAGAGAGACAAACTttgagaaattcatgacaattTCCAAAAAGACAGAGAGTCATATGCctttgtttgaagcactcgaGCGAATGCCCATGTACACaaaattcatggaagaggtaatcACCGAAAACAAACCAACAGAAGAAGAATCGGTAGCCTGGAAGGAAAAGTGTAATGCAATATCATTAGGTAAGAGAATTCCAATCAAACAGAAAGATCCTAGAATTGTCACAATATCATGCACTATAAAAGAGAGAACTTTCAAAAAGGTACTAATTGATTCTGGAGTTAGTGTGAGTCTGATTTcattatcaatctatcacaggTTGGGTATTGAAAATATCAGTGATACAAGGATAAATCTGAAGTTTGCGAATCACTCGATAAAGAATGCATATGGGATAGCAGAAGACGTACTGGTGACAGTAGGGGAATTGAGTTTTCCTATTGATTTTGTGATCatagacatacctgaagatgaaGAGACACCTATCCTTCTTGGTCGACCATTCATGCGGACAAGCCAATGCAATCTCGACATGGATCAGAGCACGTTAACTTTAAAAGTTGATGATGATGAAATAACATCGGATGCTATTGAAAACAGGAAGCTAGAGGCAGAAAAAGAACATCACTATCAAGTAGGCATGATCAGGACAGATGTGAGAAGGCAAAGTAACATACCAACATCAGAAAAAGATGCAAGAAGGCTTTCTCAGCTACAACAACCTCCATTAGCAACTCCGAATAAAAAAATTCTTGGTTCCAGTCCAAAAGCAAAAAGAAAGAAGGAGAAGCCTTATCCTCATGGACGAGGAATTGGCCTGGTAAAGAATGTTCGTCTTACCGGATAA